A single window of Halobacterium jilantaiense DNA harbors:
- a CDS encoding 2-oxoacid:acceptor oxidoreductase subunit alpha, whose protein sequence is MHDDLNWAIGGEAGDGIASTGKIFAQALSRAGRHVFTSKDFASRIRGGYTAYKVRTSVDQVQSVVDRLDILIALTERTVDENLDELHENSVVIYDGDRTEFSDFEAPGEVTGLDVPLKDLAEDAGGAIMRNIVALGAVCAVADFPIENLDESLEKRFGGKGESIVENNKQAARLGAEYVEENYDDEGPRYSLETTDEDYVLLNGDEAIGMGAIAAGCRFYAGYPITPATDVMEYLTGRIEQFGGHVVQAEDELAAINMALGAARAGARSMTATSGPGIDLMAETFGLVATSETPLVIANVMRSGPSTGMPTKQEQGDLNMMLKGGHGEIPRFVVAPTSVAECFHKTVEAFNLAEKYQLPVYLTADLSMAVTERTYPPEEFDMDAVEIDRGKLVDEDEISTWQNEKDQFKPHAVTADGISPRAVPGTEGGVHMSTGLEHDELGRRTEDTDVRVEQVDKRYQKVDTAREREDFDYREFGDGDADNLVISWGSNEGTIVEALDYLDEDDPDVRVVSVPYIFPRPDLTEEVEAADQVAVVEANATGQFADVIEHDVLERVERINKYDGVDFKADELAAEITETLA, encoded by the coding sequence ATGCACGACGACCTGAACTGGGCCATCGGCGGCGAGGCCGGCGATGGAATCGCGTCCACCGGCAAGATCTTTGCGCAGGCGCTGTCGCGCGCCGGCCGGCACGTGTTCACCTCGAAAGACTTCGCGTCCCGAATCCGGGGTGGCTACACTGCCTACAAGGTCCGCACGTCGGTCGACCAGGTGCAGAGCGTGGTCGACCGCCTCGACATCCTCATCGCGCTCACGGAGCGCACCGTCGACGAGAACCTCGACGAACTCCACGAGAACTCCGTCGTCATCTACGACGGCGACCGCACGGAGTTCTCGGACTTCGAGGCCCCCGGCGAGGTCACGGGCCTCGACGTCCCCCTGAAGGACCTCGCCGAGGATGCCGGCGGTGCCATCATGCGCAACATCGTCGCGCTCGGCGCGGTCTGCGCCGTCGCGGACTTCCCCATCGAGAACCTCGACGAGTCCCTCGAGAAGCGCTTCGGCGGGAAGGGCGAGAGCATCGTCGAGAACAACAAGCAGGCGGCTCGGCTCGGTGCCGAGTACGTCGAGGAGAACTACGACGACGAGGGGCCCCGGTACTCCCTTGAGACCACCGACGAGGACTACGTCCTGCTGAACGGCGACGAAGCCATCGGCATGGGCGCTATCGCCGCCGGCTGCCGGTTCTACGCCGGCTACCCCATCACGCCCGCGACGGACGTGATGGAGTACCTCACCGGCCGCATCGAGCAGTTCGGCGGGCACGTCGTCCAGGCCGAGGACGAACTCGCCGCCATCAACATGGCGCTCGGTGCCGCGCGCGCCGGCGCTCGGTCGATGACCGCGACATCCGGACCGGGCATCGACCTGATGGCCGAGACGTTCGGCCTCGTCGCCACCAGCGAGACGCCGCTGGTCATCGCGAACGTCATGCGCTCGGGCCCCTCGACGGGGATGCCGACCAAGCAGGAGCAGGGCGACCTGAACATGATGCTGAAGGGCGGCCACGGCGAGATTCCGCGCTTCGTCGTCGCGCCGACCTCGGTCGCGGAGTGCTTCCACAAGACCGTCGAGGCGTTCAACCTCGCCGAGAAGTACCAGCTCCCGGTCTACCTCACCGCGGACCTCTCGATGGCGGTCACCGAGCGCACGTACCCGCCCGAGGAGTTCGACATGGACGCGGTCGAAATCGACCGCGGGAAGCTCGTCGACGAAGACGAGATTTCGACCTGGCAGAACGAGAAAGACCAGTTCAAGCCCCACGCCGTCACCGCCGACGGCATCAGCCCGCGTGCCGTACCGGGCACCGAGGGCGGCGTCCACATGTCCACCGGTCTCGAACACGACGAACTCGGCCGACGCACCGAGGACACGGACGTCCGCGTCGAACAGGTCGACAAGCGCTACCAGAAGGTCGACACGGCCCGCGAGCGCGAGGACTTCGACTACCGCGAGTTCGGTGACGGCGACGCCGACAACCTCGTCATCTCGTGGGGGTCCAACGAAGGGACCATCGTCGAGGCGCTCGACTACCTCGACGAGGACGACCCCGACGTGCGGGTCGTCTCGGTACCGTACATCTTCCCGCGGCCGGACCTCACCGAGGAGGTCGAGGCCGCCGATCAGGTCGCTGTCGTCGAGGCCAACGCCACTGGCCAGTTCGCCGACGTCATCGAACACGACGTCCTCGAACGCGTCGAACGAATCAACAAGTACGACGGCGTCGACTTCAAGGCAGACGAACTCGCCGCCGAAATCACGGAGACCCTAGCATGA
- a CDS encoding DUF2178 domain-containing protein yields the protein MSDHEPTGTGRMAKVRRYRRLLFACIGVGVGGFLVAVEFDYPLVGLVVYWAGILAALGVWKGTSVTLYDERDLDLERRASLLTLQIAGVVGVLAMTTLVVTDQMPSVDVPERIVGGFLTISALFIVYGVVYTVVRYRR from the coding sequence ATGAGCGACCACGAGCCGACCGGGACGGGGCGAATGGCGAAGGTTCGGCGGTACCGGCGGCTGCTGTTCGCGTGCATCGGCGTCGGCGTCGGCGGGTTCCTCGTCGCTGTGGAGTTCGACTACCCGCTGGTCGGGCTGGTGGTGTACTGGGCGGGCATCCTCGCAGCCCTGGGCGTCTGGAAGGGGACGTCCGTCACGCTGTACGACGAGCGCGACCTCGACCTGGAGCGCCGGGCGAGCCTGCTCACACTCCAGATTGCGGGCGTCGTAGGTGTACTGGCAATGACCACGCTCGTCGTCACTGACCAGATGCCGTCGGTGGACGTCCCCGAGCGAATCGTCGGTGGCTTCCTCACCATCTCGGCCCTGTTCATCGTCTACGGCGTCGTCTACACCGTCGTTCGCTACCGACGATGA
- a CDS encoding ABC transporter ATP-binding protein yields MTDPAIRADGLTKRYGDEVAVDSLDFAVPAGSVYGFLGPNGAGKTTTMRLLTSLTDPTAGSGEVAGVPVTDRAALTPRIGYLPADPPVFDELTGWEQLRHVARLHGLGDDEADARIESLLERFDLLADADRRIESYSTGMTKKVGVVAAMLHDPDVLFLDEPTSGLDPRAARTVRDTVADLAAGDATVFLSTHVLPVVDELADTIGVIDDGVLVAEGDPEDLKSTAREGSAADLETVFMEVTADADAPLPDA; encoded by the coding sequence ATGACCGACCCCGCCATCCGCGCAGACGGCCTGACGAAGCGCTACGGAGACGAAGTTGCGGTCGACAGCCTCGACTTCGCTGTGCCCGCGGGCAGCGTCTACGGCTTCCTCGGGCCGAACGGTGCCGGGAAGACGACGACGATGCGCCTGCTCACCTCCCTCACCGACCCCACCGCGGGGAGCGGCGAGGTGGCCGGCGTTCCAGTCACCGATCGGGCGGCGCTCACCCCGCGAATCGGCTACCTGCCCGCCGACCCACCCGTCTTCGACGAGCTGACGGGCTGGGAGCAGCTCCGGCACGTCGCCCGACTCCACGGGCTCGGCGACGACGAGGCGGACGCCCGCATCGAGTCGCTGCTGGAGCGCTTCGACCTGCTCGCAGACGCCGACCGCCGCATCGAGTCGTACTCCACGGGCATGACGAAGAAGGTCGGCGTGGTCGCCGCGATGCTCCACGACCCGGACGTCCTCTTCCTCGACGAACCCACGTCGGGGCTGGACCCCCGGGCCGCCCGCACCGTCAGAGACACCGTCGCGGACCTCGCGGCGGGGGATGCGACCGTTTTCCTCTCCACGCACGTCCTCCCCGTCGTCGACGAACTCGCGGACACCATCGGCGTCATCGACGACGGCGTCCTCGTCGCCGAGGGTGACCCAGAGGACCTCAAATCGACCGCCCGCGAGGGCAGCGCGGCCGACCTGGAGACCGTCTTCATGGAGGTGACTGCGGATGCCGACGCCCCGCTCCCGGACGCGTGA
- a CDS encoding aldo/keto reductase, with amino-acid sequence MAQDSQQRAPLANDMPILGLGTWQNDDPQDCTDSVQAALEMGYRHVDTAQAYQNEDAVGDGLAAADVDREDIFLATKVWTSELGHDDVLSSTEESLDKLGVDYVDLLYVHWPAEEYDAEDTLSAFAELRERGDIDRIGVSNFEPRHLDEAKDVFGELPFANQVELHPLLPQTELREYADGEDIELVAYSPLARGEVFDVPEIQDVAEKHGVSEAQVSLAWVREKGVTAIPKATGEDHIADNWASLDVDLDDEDVAKIDSIDRRERQVDPDFGPWN; translated from the coding sequence ATGGCACAGGACTCCCAGCAGCGCGCACCGCTCGCGAACGACATGCCGATTCTCGGCCTCGGTACCTGGCAGAACGACGACCCACAGGACTGCACGGACAGCGTGCAGGCCGCCCTGGAGATGGGGTACCGACACGTCGACACCGCGCAGGCGTACCAGAACGAAGACGCCGTCGGTGACGGTCTCGCCGCCGCCGACGTAGACCGCGAGGACATCTTCCTCGCGACGAAGGTGTGGACGAGCGAGCTCGGTCACGACGACGTACTCTCCTCGACCGAGGAGAGCCTCGACAAACTCGGCGTCGACTACGTCGACCTCCTCTACGTCCACTGGCCGGCCGAGGAGTACGACGCCGAGGACACCCTCTCGGCGTTCGCGGAACTGAGAGAGCGCGGCGATATCGATCGCATCGGCGTGAGCAACTTCGAGCCCCGCCACCTCGACGAAGCGAAGGACGTGTTCGGCGAGCTGCCGTTCGCGAACCAGGTCGAGCTCCACCCGCTGCTCCCCCAGACGGAGCTTCGGGAGTACGCCGACGGTGAGGACATCGAACTGGTGGCGTACTCGCCGCTGGCGCGCGGCGAAGTCTTCGACGTGCCGGAGATTCAGGATGTCGCAGAGAAGCACGGCGTCAGCGAGGCGCAGGTGAGTCTGGCGTGGGTGCGCGAGAAGGGCGTCACCGCAATCCCGAAGGCAACCGGCGAGGACCACATCGCGGACAACTGGGCGAGCCTCGACGTCGACCTCGACGACGAGGACGTCGCAAAAATCGACTCCATCGACCGCCGCGAGCGCCAGGTCGACCCGGACTTCGGTCCCTGGAACTGA
- a CDS encoding 2-oxoacid:ferredoxin oxidoreductase subunit beta, giving the protein MSSENVRFTDFKSDKQPTWCPGCGDFGTMNGMMKGLAETGNSPDDTFVVAGIGCSGKIGTYMRSYALHGVHGRALPVGTGAKLANPDLEVMVAGGDGDGYSIGAGHFVHAVRRNVDITYVVMDNRIYGLTKGQASPTSRPDFETSTSPDGPKQPPVNPLALAMAAGGSFIAQSFSSDALRHQEIVQEAIEHDGFSLVNTFSPCVTFNDVDTYDYFRDSLVDLSEDDDYDRHDYDQAKDAILDADKEYMGVLYQDEDSTPYHEAHGVTENMAEIPDGAPDGATDLVREFY; this is encoded by the coding sequence ATGAGCTCAGAGAACGTTCGCTTCACCGACTTCAAGTCCGACAAGCAGCCCACGTGGTGTCCCGGCTGTGGTGACTTCGGCACGATGAACGGTATGATGAAAGGCCTCGCCGAGACCGGGAACTCGCCGGACGACACGTTCGTCGTCGCCGGCATCGGCTGCTCCGGGAAGATCGGCACGTACATGCGGTCGTACGCGCTCCACGGCGTCCACGGCCGCGCGCTCCCCGTCGGCACCGGTGCCAAGCTCGCCAACCCCGACCTCGAAGTGATGGTCGCGGGCGGCGACGGTGACGGCTACTCCATCGGTGCGGGCCACTTCGTCCACGCCGTCCGCCGCAACGTCGACATCACGTACGTCGTGATGGACAACCGCATCTACGGCCTGACGAAGGGGCAGGCGTCCCCGACCAGCCGGCCCGACTTCGAGACGTCGACGTCCCCGGACGGCCCGAAGCAGCCCCCCGTGAACCCGCTCGCGCTCGCGATGGCCGCCGGCGGCAGCTTCATCGCACAGAGCTTCTCCTCGGACGCCCTCCGCCACCAGGAGATCGTTCAGGAAGCCATCGAGCACGACGGCTTCAGCCTCGTCAACACGTTCTCGCCGTGTGTCACGTTCAACGACGTGGACACGTACGACTACTTCCGCGACAGCCTCGTGGACCTCAGCGAGGACGACGACTACGACCGCCACGACTACGACCAGGCGAAAGACGCCATCCTCGACGCCGACAAGGAGTACATGGGCGTCCTCTACCAGGACGAGGACTCCACGCCGTACCACGAAGCCCACGGCGTCACCGAGAACATGGCCGAGATTCCGGACGGCGCGCCCGACGGAGCCACCGACCTCGTCCGCGAGTTCTACTGA
- a CDS encoding FAD-dependent oxidoreductase — protein sequence MDETPVTVRAVEDVGPETVAVTFETPEGFAAEPGQFVRVVGEFEDGDEGRYYTLSSPTVAETFEVTVGVDPEGTLGPWLADRQPGDEVRIEGPFGDDYYQGEPSVLVLAGGPGVGPAVAIGERALDAGSEVTVVYEDDQPVHEARLAALADAGAEVLVVSENVGDAVASLADAGDQAAFVYGFAEFCEAAVDALENEGFDTDAAKVESFGPAP from the coding sequence ATGGACGAGACACCGGTGACGGTGCGCGCGGTCGAGGACGTGGGACCGGAGACGGTCGCCGTGACGTTCGAGACGCCCGAGGGCTTCGCGGCCGAACCCGGGCAGTTCGTGCGCGTCGTCGGGGAGTTCGAGGACGGTGACGAGGGCCGGTACTACACGCTCTCGTCGCCGACCGTCGCGGAGACCTTCGAAGTGACTGTCGGCGTCGACCCCGAGGGGACGCTCGGCCCGTGGCTCGCGGACCGCCAGCCCGGCGACGAGGTCCGCATCGAGGGGCCGTTCGGGGACGACTACTATCAGGGCGAGCCGTCCGTGCTCGTGCTCGCCGGTGGCCCCGGCGTCGGTCCCGCTGTCGCTATCGGCGAGCGCGCGCTCGACGCCGGCTCCGAGGTCACCGTCGTCTACGAGGACGACCAGCCGGTTCACGAGGCGCGCCTCGCCGCGCTCGCGGACGCCGGCGCAGAGGTCCTCGTCGTGAGCGAGAACGTCGGTGACGCCGTCGCGTCGCTCGCCGACGCCGGCGACCAGGCCGCGTTCGTCTACGGCTTCGCGGAGTTCTGCGAGGCCGCCGTGGACGCTCTGGAGAACGAGGGGTTCGACACCGACGCCGCGAAAGTCGAGAGCTTCGGTCCCGCGCCCTGA
- a CDS encoding NUDIX hydrolase: protein MSAPISVRSRRAVDQRLDRLRDAHGPFPFHTETVENNPELFAHGRELVAAGGRGGSGARVTDSEGRVLLIRHPRDPDQWVLPGGGHEPGETFAETAVREVWEETGVECEVTGVWQTKRRRFVHREDPERRGYLLSVFFTADYVGGEAGRYPERWDDETDEEILEAAWFDDPPENAAGFVTDPDIPQRDAVSEN, encoded by the coding sequence GTGTCGGCACCAATCAGCGTCAGGAGTCGGCGCGCGGTCGACCAGCGACTCGACAGGCTCCGTGACGCCCACGGCCCGTTCCCGTTCCACACCGAGACTGTCGAGAACAACCCCGAACTGTTCGCACACGGGCGAGAACTCGTCGCAGCCGGTGGTCGCGGCGGTTCGGGTGCACGCGTGACCGACAGCGAGGGCCGCGTCCTGCTCATTCGTCACCCACGCGACCCCGACCAGTGGGTGCTCCCGGGCGGCGGCCACGAGCCCGGTGAGACGTTCGCGGAGACGGCCGTCCGGGAAGTCTGGGAAGAGACCGGCGTCGAGTGCGAAGTCACGGGCGTCTGGCAGACCAAGCGCCGCCGGTTCGTCCACCGTGAGGACCCCGAACGCCGCGGCTACCTGCTGTCGGTGTTCTTCACAGCGGATTACGTCGGTGGGGAAGCGGGTCGCTACCCGGAGCGGTGGGACGACGAGACCGACGAGGAGATCCTCGAGGCGGCGTGGTTCGACGACCCACCGGAGAACGCCGCCGGATTCGTCACCGACCCCGATATCCCGCAGCGGGACGCGGTGAGTGAGAACTGA
- the mce gene encoding methylmalonyl-CoA epimerase, which yields MHVDHVGVATEDAESLADLYTELLDAPVAHEEVFDGLRVVFLDLGGDGYVELLEPVDDDTTIGRYLENEGGGIHHVAFATDDIEAALETAREAGVGLIDEEPRDGAWGHDVAFLHPKDTGGALIEFVEH from the coding sequence ATGCACGTGGACCACGTCGGCGTCGCAACCGAGGACGCCGAGAGCCTCGCCGACCTGTACACCGAACTGCTGGACGCGCCGGTCGCCCACGAGGAGGTCTTCGACGGCCTCCGCGTCGTCTTCCTCGACCTCGGCGGCGACGGCTACGTCGAACTCCTCGAACCAGTCGACGACGACACGACTATCGGGCGCTACCTCGAGAACGAGGGCGGCGGCATCCACCACGTCGCGTTCGCCACCGACGACATCGAGGCCGCGCTGGAGACCGCCCGCGAGGCTGGCGTCGGTCTCATCGACGAGGAGCCACGGGACGGGGCCTGGGGCCACGACGTGGCCTTCCTGCACCCCAAGGACACGGGCGGCGCGCTCATCGAGTTCGTCGAGCACTGA
- a CDS encoding acyl-CoA mutase large subunit family protein, with translation MYDDDDLAAIRDGREDWEEETLGPTLDRFGERKESFETDTGGQSVDRLYTPDDVSDLDYDEDLGFPGEEPYTRGPYPTMYRGRLWTMRQYAGMGTAEETNERFNYLLDEGQTGLSMAFDLPTQMGYDSDAAMAQGEVGKSGVAIDTLADMETVFDGIPLDEVSTSMTINAPASVLLAMYIAVGDKQGVDREELRGTIQNDILKEYIARNTYIFPPEPSMRVITDIFEFCAEETPKFNTISISGYHIREAGATAAQEVAFTLGDGIEYVETALDAGLDVDEFAPQLSFFFNAHNNILEEVAKFRAARRMWAKIMEERFDADDPKSKQLKFHTQTAGSTLTAQQIDNNIVRVAYQALAAVLGGTQSLHTNGKDEALSIPTEDSVRTALRTQQILAHESGAADTIDPLAGSYYVESLTDDVEEEAQELLDEVDSKGGMRQAVEDQWVQRQIQDVAFDRQQEIEEKERVIVGVNEFEVEDEEPEADIEEVTEEDERRQIESLDAVKADRDDEAVEAALDALRTAAEGNENVMPYIVDAVKAYASVGEICNTLRDVFGEHEPGAAL, from the coding sequence ATGTACGACGACGACGACCTCGCGGCGATTCGGGACGGCCGCGAGGACTGGGAGGAGGAGACACTGGGGCCGACGCTGGACCGCTTCGGGGAGCGCAAGGAGTCCTTCGAGACGGACACGGGCGGGCAGTCCGTCGACCGACTGTACACCCCCGACGACGTCTCGGACCTCGACTACGACGAGGACCTCGGGTTCCCGGGCGAAGAGCCCTACACGCGAGGCCCCTATCCGACGATGTACCGCGGGCGGCTGTGGACGATGCGGCAGTACGCCGGCATGGGGACCGCCGAGGAGACCAACGAGCGCTTCAACTACCTGCTCGACGAGGGCCAGACCGGGCTGTCGATGGCGTTCGACCTCCCGACACAGATGGGCTACGACTCGGACGCCGCGATGGCGCAGGGCGAGGTCGGGAAGTCCGGGGTCGCCATCGACACGCTCGCCGACATGGAGACCGTCTTCGACGGCATCCCGCTGGACGAAGTCAGCACGTCGATGACGATCAACGCGCCGGCGAGCGTCCTGCTCGCGATGTACATCGCCGTCGGCGACAAGCAGGGCGTCGACCGCGAGGAGCTCCGGGGAACCATCCAGAACGACATCCTCAAGGAGTACATCGCGCGCAACACCTACATCTTCCCGCCGGAGCCGTCGATGCGCGTCATCACGGACATCTTCGAGTTCTGCGCGGAGGAGACCCCGAAGTTCAACACTATCTCCATTTCCGGCTACCACATCCGGGAGGCCGGGGCGACGGCCGCACAGGAGGTCGCGTTCACGCTCGGCGACGGCATCGAGTACGTCGAGACGGCGCTTGACGCCGGCCTCGACGTCGACGAGTTCGCGCCGCAGCTCTCGTTCTTCTTCAACGCCCACAACAACATCCTCGAAGAGGTCGCGAAGTTCCGCGCGGCCCGCCGGATGTGGGCGAAAATCATGGAGGAGCGCTTCGACGCCGACGACCCGAAGTCGAAGCAGCTGAAGTTCCACACGCAGACTGCCGGGTCGACGCTGACTGCTCAGCAAATCGACAACAACATCGTCCGCGTCGCGTACCAGGCGCTCGCGGCCGTCCTCGGCGGGACGCAGAGCCTTCACACGAACGGGAAAGACGAGGCGCTCTCGATTCCGACCGAGGACTCGGTGCGAACCGCGCTCAGGACCCAGCAGATTCTCGCCCACGAGTCCGGCGCGGCCGACACCATCGACCCCCTCGCCGGCTCGTACTACGTCGAGAGCCTCACCGACGACGTCGAGGAAGAGGCCCAGGAACTCTTAGACGAGGTGGACTCGAAGGGCGGGATGCGGCAGGCCGTCGAGGACCAGTGGGTGCAGCGCCAGATTCAGGACGTCGCGTTCGACCGCCAGCAGGAGATCGAGGAGAAAGAGCGCGTCATCGTCGGCGTCAACGAGTTCGAGGTCGAGGACGAGGAGCCAGAGGCCGACATCGAGGAGGTCACCGAGGAGGACGAGCGCCGTCAGATCGAGAGCCTCGACGCCGTGAAGGCGGACCGCGACGACGAAGCCGTCGAAGCCGCACTGGACGCGCTCCGAACGGCTGCCGAGGGCAACGAGAACGTGATGCCGTACATCGTGGACGCAGTGAAGGCGTACGCGAGCGTCGGCGAAATCTGCAACACGCTCCGGGACGTCTTCGGCGAGCACGAACCCGGCGCGGCGCTCTGA
- a CDS encoding digeranylgeranylglycerophospholipid reductase has translation MSDHHDVVVAGAGPAGAQCARDLAQRGYDVVVLEAEPEAEFPRQSNKSTAGTFASMMGAFGVPDDVVMQYTDDVVLESPNRHFVQQQPGAVLEFADFKQWLVAEGRKHGAEYRFQARANNPITENGKIVGVKYAGDEEVYADIIVDATGPAAPLAKKLGVTNLKRRNQAIGIEWEMEGVDVDHDGYADLRDSMMLRLDHDLAPGGYSWIFHTGGDTAKVGVCYIQDESFQQYGDPEKGIDDYLEYWLETDPRFANAEKIDGKQHRGSAHIQMPSSLSTDNFMAIGDTVPTVDPLWGEGIHKCMESARAAAITADRCFMETDPDTSAEALSIYDDLWHKRVAPNMRTRLTMTQLLYLASNERYDRLMADLQSADIETLSGANEGGWRSLLQFIHTSDIPLLAQFARERLAE, from the coding sequence ATGTCCGACCACCACGACGTCGTCGTCGCCGGCGCCGGCCCGGCAGGAGCACAGTGTGCGCGGGACCTCGCACAGCGAGGCTACGACGTTGTCGTCCTCGAAGCCGAACCCGAGGCCGAGTTCCCCCGCCAGTCCAACAAGTCCACCGCAGGCACGTTCGCGTCCATGATGGGCGCGTTCGGCGTCCCCGACGACGTCGTCATGCAGTACACCGACGACGTCGTCCTCGAATCCCCGAACCGGCACTTCGTCCAGCAGCAGCCGGGGGCCGTCCTGGAATTCGCGGACTTCAAACAGTGGCTCGTCGCTGAAGGCCGCAAGCACGGCGCGGAGTACCGCTTCCAGGCGCGGGCGAACAACCCCATCACGGAGAACGGGAAGATTGTCGGCGTGAAGTACGCCGGCGACGAGGAGGTGTACGCGGACATAATCGTCGACGCGACGGGGCCGGCCGCGCCGCTCGCGAAGAAACTCGGTGTCACGAACCTCAAACGCCGCAATCAGGCGATCGGCATCGAGTGGGAGATGGAGGGCGTCGACGTCGACCACGACGGCTACGCCGACCTCCGCGACTCGATGATGCTGCGGCTCGACCACGACCTCGCGCCCGGCGGCTACTCGTGGATATTCCACACCGGCGGCGACACGGCGAAAGTCGGCGTCTGCTACATTCAGGACGAGAGCTTCCAGCAGTACGGCGACCCCGAGAAGGGCATCGACGACTACCTCGAGTACTGGCTGGAGACCGACCCGCGGTTCGCGAACGCGGAGAAGATCGACGGGAAGCAGCACCGCGGCTCCGCGCACATCCAGATGCCGTCGAGCCTCTCGACGGACAACTTCATGGCCATCGGCGACACCGTGCCGACCGTCGACCCGCTGTGGGGCGAGGGCATCCACAAGTGCATGGAGTCCGCGCGAGCGGCCGCCATCACTGCCGACCGCTGTTTCATGGAGACCGACCCCGACACGTCCGCCGAGGCGCTGTCCATCTACGACGACCTCTGGCACAAGCGCGTCGCGCCGAACATGCGCACCCGGCTGACGATGACCCAGCTGCTCTACCTCGCGTCGAACGAGCGCTACGACCGCCTGATGGCGGACCTCCAGTCCGCCGACATCGAGACGCTCTCGGGCGCTAACGAGGGCGGCTGGCGGTCGCTGCTCCAGTTCATTCACACCAGCGACATCCCGCTGCTCGCGCAGTTCGCCCGGGAGCGCCTCGCGGAGTGA
- a CDS encoding helix-turn-helix transcriptional regulator, translated as MRNHVRERRDEADLSQADLAAAVGVTRQTINAIERDRYDPSIELAFKLADFFDCRIEDLFDPELNG; from the coding sequence ATGAGAAACCACGTGCGCGAACGCCGCGACGAGGCGGACCTGAGCCAGGCCGACCTCGCGGCCGCCGTCGGCGTCACTCGGCAGACAATCAACGCCATCGAGCGCGACCGCTACGACCCCAGCATCGAACTCGCGTTCAAGCTCGCGGACTTCTTCGACTGCCGGATAGAGGACCTCTTCGACCCCGAACTCAACGGGTAG
- a CDS encoding oxidoreductase: MTDDNWTAAAMPDQSGRTVVVTGANSGIGLEATKAFASAGAHVVMACRSTDRGEAARDEVTEAYPGASLTVRELDLADLDSVAAFADWFETEFDALHVLANNAGVMAIPRSETADGFETQFGVNHLGHFALTGRLLGVLRRTSGQTRVVTQSSRAHESGRIDFEDLQHEAEYGKWEAYGQSKLANVLFAYELDRRLRAASASVTSVTCHPGYAATNLQLRGPQAEGSRLRLLAMKAANALVGQSAEQGAWPLLYAATDPSIDGGEYVGPGGLLQMRGHPERQQSSERSRDEATARRLWTVSEDRTGVAFDLPEPSA; the protein is encoded by the coding sequence ATGACCGACGACAACTGGACAGCGGCGGCGATGCCCGACCAGTCCGGCCGCACCGTCGTGGTGACGGGCGCGAACAGCGGCATCGGCCTCGAAGCGACGAAGGCGTTCGCCAGCGCCGGTGCACACGTCGTGATGGCGTGCCGGAGCACCGACCGCGGCGAGGCCGCTCGCGACGAGGTGACCGAAGCGTACCCCGGGGCGTCGCTGACGGTGCGGGAACTCGACCTCGCTGACCTCGACTCGGTGGCGGCGTTCGCCGACTGGTTCGAGACCGAGTTCGACGCGCTGCACGTCCTCGCGAACAACGCCGGCGTGATGGCGATTCCGCGCTCGGAGACCGCTGACGGCTTCGAGACGCAGTTCGGCGTGAACCACCTCGGGCACTTCGCGCTCACCGGCCGGCTGCTCGGTGTGCTCCGGCGGACGAGCGGACAGACCCGCGTCGTCACGCAGTCCTCCAGAGCCCACGAGAGCGGCCGAATCGACTTCGAGGACCTCCAGCACGAGGCCGAGTACGGCAAGTGGGAGGCCTACGGCCAGTCGAAGCTCGCGAACGTCCTGTTCGCCTACGAACTCGACCGCCGGCTGCGGGCCGCGTCGGCGAGCGTGACGAGCGTCACCTGTCACCCGGGGTACGCCGCGACGAACCTCCAGCTCCGCGGCCCGCAGGCGGAGGGGTCGCGGCTGCGGCTGCTCGCGATGAAGGCCGCGAACGCGCTCGTCGGGCAGAGCGCCGAGCAGGGCGCGTGGCCGCTGCTGTACGCCGCGACCGACCCGAGCATCGACGGCGGCGAGTACGTCGGCCCCGGCGGCCTCCTGCAGATGCGCGGCCACCCCGAGCGACAGCAGTCCAGCGAGCGCTCGCGCGACGAGGCCACCGCACGCCGCCTCTGGACTGTCTCGGAGGACCGCACCGGCGTCGCATTCGACCTGCCCGAGCCGTCGGCGTAG